The nucleotide sequence CAACACGTGATTGGATCTGCTCTTGCTCACCAGTACCGTCGATGATAGTGGTGTCGTCTTTAGTGATGATAACGCGCTTAGCGGTACCTAGATCTTCTAGGGTGGCTTTTTCAAGCTCTAGACCAATCTCTTCAGCGATAACAGTACCACCAGTCAAGATAGCGATATCTTGTAGCATAGCTTTACGACGATCACCGAAACCAGGTGCTTTAACCGCAGCCACTTTCACGATACCGCGCATGTTGTTCACAACAAGCGTCGCTAGTGCTTCACCTTCAACGTCTTCGGCAACGATAAGCAGTGGCTTACCTGTTTTAGCCAGACCTTCAAGGATAGGTAACAATTCACGAATGTTAGAGATTTTCTTATCAACAAGCAGAATAAATGGACTGTCTAGCTCTACGCTGCTGGTCTCTGGCTTGTTGATGAAGTATGGAGATAGGTAACCACGATCAAACTGCATACCTTCAACGACGTCTAGTTCGTTTTCAAGTGCTTGACCTTCTTCAACAGTGATAACGCCTGCTTTACCGACTCTTTCCATTGCTGTCGCGATGATTTCGCCGATTGACTCATCAGAGTTAGCTGAAATAGTCGCAACTTGTGCAATCGCTTTAGACTCTGAACACTCTTGAGATAGGTTTTTAAGCTCAGCAACTGCAGCGATAACCGCTTTGTCGATACCGCGCTTAAGATCCATTGGGTTCATGCCAGCAGCAACGGCTTTTAGGCCTTCAGTAACGATAGCTTGAGCAAGTACAGTTGCAGTAGTTGTACCATCACCTGCAGCGTCGTTGGCTTTAGAAGCAACTTCTTTCACCATCTGTGCGCCCATGTTTTCAAACTTGTCAGCAAGCTCGATCTCTTTAGCAACAGACACACCATCTTTAGTGATAAGTGGAGCACCGAAGCTCTTGTCTAGTACTACGTTACGACCTTTAGGTCCTAACGTTACTTTTACTGCGTTTGCGAGTACGTTAACGCCTGCAAGCATTTTTACACGTGCATCGTTACCAAATAATACGTCTTTAGCTGCCATCTTTGATTGTCCTTTAAATTCTTTTTAAAATTACCCGAGGCGTTTAAAACTCCAGATATTGGAAAAATCTCTAAACGAAGTGATTTAGCTCACTACAGCCATTAGATCAGATTCTGAAAGGATCAGAACTTCTTCACCATCAATTTTTTCTTTCTTCACGCCGTAACCTTCATTGAAGATAACGATGTCGCCCACTTTTACGTCAAGTGGCTGCACAGAACCATTTTCAAGAATTCGGCCATTGCCTACAGCAAGTACTTCACCACGAGTCGATTGCTCAGCAGCACTACCAGTAAGTACGATACCACCCGCTGACTTTGATTCAACTTCAGAACGCTTAACTATGACACGGTCATGTAATGGACGAATATTCATCTATGGATGCTCCTAATGATTTGTTTGCCCAACAAAAGGTTGGCAAGTTTTAATAAATACAGTAAAAAAATACGCTGATTTTTACTGCTTGATGTTCGATATATGGGGGTCATCTGTTTCAGAACCAAGGCCTTTACAAAAAAAAATCCATTTTTTTTAACTCGATTTTATAAATGCCGCTTCAATCCTGATAGAATTGCCCCCCCTTCAGTAATAAGACAAGACTTTCACATGAGAGACAGACACGGGTTGCTTACTCAGCCAATTGGTCGTGTACTGCTAAATATGAGCCTACCGAACCTGATTGGTATTTTGACCATTCTAGGGTTCAGTCTTGTCGACACATTTTTCATCAGTCAGTTAGGGACTGAGTCTCTCGCGGCGATTAGCTTTACTTTCCCTATTACGTTAGTCATTTCAAGTATTGCCATCGGCATAGGTGCTGGAGTGTCGACCAATTTAGGCCGGCTTATCGGCGGCGGGCAAGCACCTAAGGCTAAGGTGTTTCTGCATGACTCTTTACTGCTGACCTTCTTCTTAACCGCCTTTATATCCCTGTTGGGAAGCCTGTGTATCGAGCCACTATTTAGCTTGCTCGGTGCCAATGACTCGAGTTTGCCTCTCATCCATGACTATATGTTTATCTGGTATTTGGGGGCACCACTGTTGGTTATTCTAATGGTGGGCAATCAAGGCCTTCGCGCCACGGGGGATACTAAGTCTCCAGCTAAAATAATGATGTTAGCCGCGCTGATTAATTTGATTTTAGATCCTCTACTTATTTTTGGCATAGGGCCCTTTCCACGCTTAGAGATTCAAGGCGCGGCCATTGCCACGGTTATCTCTTGGGCAGTCGCGTTATCACTATCGAGTTATCTGTTAATACTTAAACGTCACTTAGTGGAATTTGCAGGCTTCAATATCACTCGACTTAGATATAACTGGAAAAAGCTCGCTCATATTGCTCAACCTGCCGCCATGATGAACTTAATGAACCCCCTTGCCAATGCCGTCATTATGGCTATGTTGGCGCGTATCGATCATGGTGCAGTTGCCGCCTTTGGCGCGGGCACACGCTTGGAGTCGGTACTGCTAGTTGTGGTGATGGCCCTCTCGTCTAGCTTAGTGCCGTTTATTGCACAAAATTTGGGCGCTGGCCAAACCGAGCGAGCCCGTGAAGCGTTGCTGTTATCACTTAAATTTGTACTGATTTTTCAGACCTTGCTTTATTTGCCACTGTATTTCTTTGCCGGATCAATTGCCCAGCTTTTCAGTAGCGATCCTCAGGTGATCGAGTGGTTAACCTTCTATATTATTATGTTGCCCGCCGCTTATGGCCCACTGGGCGTAGTCATTTTGTTGGCGACGTCACTCAACGCTTACCACAGACCCATGTGTTCACTGGTGCTCAATGTATGTCGTCTGTTCTTAGTGATGTTGCCATTGGCCGCATTAGGCTCCTATTTAGGGGGCGTCAAAGGCTTGCTCCTAGCACTGCCTATTACCAATACCTTCCTCGGCATTGCCTGTTATATATTGGCAACCAAAATCTCAGAGCCAGCAAAAATCGAACCATCATTGGCATAAAAACGGCTTATCCACCAACCAAAAACCGTCAACACAGCAAGGAAACCTTATGCACGCCAGTAATAGAATCTTCAGCGAAACCAGCTTCAACGAAGATGAACAATACCCAAGCAACCTCATGATGCTCGTTTCAGAGCTCCCGTAGGATAGCTGAACAAGGCAGTGATTGAGGATAATGGTTATTCCCTTGTCGATATCACTAACGCAGTGCAGGGATTCTACGGGAATTCCCGAAGGGCATGGCGAGAAGCAACATGCTTCTGTGTTATGAAATATTGAATTAGAATAACTAGTCCTACTATTTCATGCCTTGAACTCTGTCACTTCTCGACATGCTGAATCCTGCATTTTGAAGTAGTTTGGGTATATAAGATGCAATCTTTGAGGACTGCCAGTTTTAAACAGTGCAACTTGAGCATGGCCAGCTTTACTGGAGCAAAGTGCTTTGGCATTGAGCTGCGAGAGTGCAATCTGCAGGGAGCCGATTTTGGCCAAGCCAGTTTTGCCAACCATATCACCCACAAGACTTTCTTCTGCTCAGTCTATATTACCGCCTGTAATCTGGCTTATATACCCAAACTACCTGGAAACGCTCGTTTCAGAGGTCTTGCGCGAGTTCAATTCTAGGCGTATTAGTATTAGAATGGTTGCTCCCTGTTAAGCTAATACAACGACGAAGTGGGCTTGCGTAAAGCCTTCGTTGATGGGTTTTAATGCACTTTATTCTGCGTTATTGATTTTGCTAAGGGAACAACCATTACCTACAATCAATATCTTGCCTAAAGCGCATTAAATTCCCACTGAATCCTGCATTTCCAAGTAACTTGGGTATATTAACTTCGAAGGAGCCCTGCTGGAGAAGTGTGAGCTGATGGAGAAGTGTGAGCTGATGGACAATTGTTGGCGCGGTGCTAACTTATTGGGATCTTCGATGAAGGGCTCAGCTCTCAGTGGTGGAGAATTTTCCCAATCCCAGTGGGGCACCTTTGAATTATCTGGCTGTAACTTATACCGTGTCGAGCTTGATGGGCTTGACCCTCGCAATGTGAAGCTTGAAGGGGTGATGATAAACCAGTGGCAGCAGGAACAACTACTGGCACCACTTGGCCTTATCGTGACACCAGATTAAATCCAAGACTTGATAGAGCCACGTAACCGCTCCTCACGACCACAGCCTTTACCTGCATTACAGTTTTCAAGTGCGCTCATCATATGATCGATAAATCGCTGACTGGCTAAACTGATAAAACGTCTTGAGGGATAAACCAAATAGCACTTGCCGAGGTAAGGTTCCACATCTGCAAACAGCATGGTTAACTCCCCTGTCTCGACAAATTCTCGGGTCACTTCTATGGGTAAAAACGCAATTCCACGACCTTTTAAACTCGCCTCTAAACAGAGCTGAATACTGTTGAGACACAGGTTACCTTTCACACCTATAGTCATGTCATTGCCAAAGGGAACTTCATTGAAAATACGCCCATTAGGGTAACGAAACAGGATAGAATTATGCTTCTCAAGATCTTCTGGCAGCATTGGCGTCCCAGCCTTAGCCAGATATTCTGGGCTAGCGACAAAATGCAGCTTCTCTGTCAGCATTTCTCGAGCCACCATCTCATTTTCGTTAAATGAATCTTCTACCATAAAGGCAAGATCGATATTATTGCGGATCATATCTTGCTGCTCTGTGCTAACAATCAATTCGACCGTAAGCTCAGGGTTATGATCCATAAATTCGAAAATACCATTAGCAATATCAAGCAGCTCAGGAACGGGAAAAATATGAATACGTAAGTGCCCGCCGATCTCGGCTTCAGTGTCAGTTAACTCCACCATGGTCTGCTCAAGATCACCAAGAATCGACAAGGTCTTATCGTAGAAGTGACTCCCTGAAGCCGTTAATGTCATAGAGCGGCTTTGACGATGAAACAGTTTTATACTCAAATCGTCCTCAAGGGATTGCAAACGACGACTCACTGTGGATTTGGGCAGATTTAACAGATCCGCCGCTTCAACTAGGCTACCTGTTTCTACAATACGATGAAATAGGGCAATATCTTCAGTTTTCATAACGCTCTCTGGTAATGGCTCAATGGCTTCTCGCTAATTAATATGTTAGTTCAATAAAACAACTAAACTCGCCAGCAACAGACACTATGCTCACACCTAATTTTAACAAGCAAGTTTAATAGTCCCACTTTATGGAACCAATGATTCCATATCATCCCATTTTATTCAATATAAGATGCTGTTATCTTGGCAACCTTTATTACAATTTGTCACAAATACGGAATTCGGTTTATGAAACGCCTGACCAAAATACTCCCAATATTGATTAGTACCGCCATTTTGGCAGGATGCAGCACCGAATCTGCTGAGGTTACGTCTAACGTAATCAGGCCAGTGAAGTTACTTGAAATTACCGACATCAATTCCACCTCCATGCGTACCTTTCCGGCCAAAGTGGCTGCAGCCAAGCAAGCAGATCTCGCCTTTAGAGTGCCAGGACATCTGGTTGAGTTTTCGCTGGTTGAGGGACAATCGGTCAAAAAAGGTGAGTTGTTGGCGCGTATCGACGACAGAGATGCACGTAATACTTTGCTCAACCGTGAAGCTGATTATGAACTGGCAAATGCCGATTTTAAACGTAAAGGCGAGTTATTACGCCGTACGTTAATCTCACAGGCGGACTACGATCTTGCCAAGGCTCAACTTAAGTCTGCCAAGGCGGCTCTGGCCAATGCACAAGACCAATTAAGTTATACCCAGTTAAAAGCGCCATACACAGGGACTGTTGCTAAGATATCTATCGACAACTATCAGATGGTACAAGCTAACCAAGCTATCTTGTTATTACAAAAAGATCGTAACATTGATGTGGTGATTCAGGTACCTGAATCACTGGCCAGCAGCGTGACCATGTTTAACCCACACACAAACTCTCTGCCGCAGGTGCGTTTTGCAAATCAACCCACTAAAAGTTACCCCGTTAGCTTAAAAGAACATGCAACTCAGGTGACGCCTGGCACCCAAAGCTATGAGGTGGTGTTTACTTTGCCTCAACCAACACAAATTAAGATCCTTCCGGGGATGAGCGCCGAACTTACTTTAGATATCGCCATGTCCGATCAAGCAATTAAGACGGCAACCCTGCCCGTCAGCGCGATTATGAAACGAGATGTAGATGGTAAAGATATCGTCTGGCTCTATCACGATGACAAGGGAACCGTGACTCCGACTCAAGTGATTTTAGGCAAGGTGACCACTGAAGGGATTGAAATAGTCCAAGGGATTCAGGTTGGCGATAAAGTGGTTGTGGCCGGAGTGCAATACCTCTCAGTGGATCAGGCGGTAAAACCGCTACGTTGGCAGCGTGGAGTTTAATCGATGAACTTTGCCGAATATGCCATAAAACACAAGGTCGTCAGTTGGATGTTTGCCCTACTGTTGTTAGTCGGTGGCAGCATCTCGTTTCTTGGGCTGGGTCAGCTCGAATTCCCTGAGTTCACCCTCAAACAGGCACTCGTGGTTACCGCCTACCCTGGTGCCTCACCGGAACAGGTCGAAGAGGAGGTTACCCTCCCTCTGGAAGATGCGCTACAGCAACTCGATGCTATTAAACATATTACCTCGATTAACAGTGCCGGCTTATCTCAGATAGAAATAGAAGTTCACGATTATTACGGTGCAGACGAGCTACCTCAAGTGTGGGACGAGGTCCGCCGTAAGGTCAACGACAAACTAGGCGAGTTGCCTCCTGGGGTGGCGACGCCGTCTGTGATAGATGATTTTGGCGATGTGTATGGCATTTTGCTTAACGTCTCCGGCGATGGTTACACTAGCCGAGAGTTGCAAAATTATGCCGATTTTCTCAGGCGCGAACTTGTGCTTGTCGATGGCGTGAAAAAAGTCACCATTGCTGGCAAAATTATCCAGCAGGTCGTGGTCGAGATATCCCAGCAGAAACTCAATGCGTTGGGCCTAGATCAAGACTATATCTATAGCCTGATCAATAGCCAAAACGTGGTCTCCAACGCCGGCAGTATTCGCGTGGGCGATAACCGCATTCGTATCCACCCCACAGGTGAATTTAATCAAGTAGCGCAGATGGAGCGTCTACTGATCAGCACGCCAGGCAGCACAAAACTGATCTATCTTGGTGATATTGCCAGCATCTATAAAGACAACGACGAGACCCCAACCAATATTTACCATGGTAATGGCCAATCAGCCCTATCAGTAGGTATCTCATTTTCCAGCGGCGTTAACGTGGTCGATGTCGGCGTAGCCATCAATGAAAAGCTAGTACAACTCGATAACGAGCGTCCTATAGGGATACATCTCAACACTGTCTACGATCAGAGCAAGATGGTGGATCAGACCATCGCAGGCTTCTTAATCAACCTCGCCGAGTCTATTGGTATAGTGATCGTCGTGCTGTTGATATTTATGGGTGTGCGCGCTGGTCTGTTGATGGGTCTGGTATTGCTATTGACCATATTAGGCACCTTTATCATGATGAAAGTGCTCAATATTGAGCTGCAGATCATCTCTTTAGGTGCACTGATCATCGCCCTAGGTATGCTGGTCGACAACGCCATCGTGGTGACCGAAGGCATACTCATTGGCATTAAGCGCGGCCAGAGCAGACTTGAGACCTCGAAGCAAGTCGTGTCGCAGACTCAATGGCCACTACTTGGTGCCACTGTTATCGCCATTCTAGCCTTCGCGCCCATCGGCTTATCAGATACTGCCACAGGTGAATTCTGTGTTTCGTTATTTCAGGTCTTATTGATCTCCCTCTTTATTAGCTGGATCACAGCGATGACCTTAACTCCCTTCTTCTGCCATTTGATGTTTAAAGATGGCGAAGTCAGCGGTGATGAGAATGAGGATCCGTATAAGGGCTTAATTTTCCAGTTCTACCGCACTAGCTTAAATGTTGCGATGCGTTTTCGCGCCATTACTTTACTCGTCGTTATCGCGGCGCTGTTTACCTCGGTAATGGGCTTTGGCTACGTAAAAAATGTCTTCTTTCCAGCCTCAAACACGCCGATGTTCTTCGTGGATGTATGGATGCCAGAGGGCACAGATATTAAAGCAACAGAAGCTCTTCTCAGTCGAATAGAGAAGGATCTTTTACAGCAAGAGGCGAGTCATAATATTGGTTTAGTTAATCTCACCAGCGTAATAGGTCAAGGCTCACAAAGATTTGTACTCTCCTATGTACCCGAGAAAGGCTACAGTTCCTATGGTCAGTTACTGATCGAGATGACAGATCTCACCAGTTTAGATCGATATATGCGCACACTAGAGAGGGAATTAAGCCTCACGTATCCTGAAGCCGAATATCGTTTCAAATATATGGAGAATGGTCCCAGCCCCGCGGCAAAAATAGAGGCCCGCTTCTTCGGTGAAGATCCTGTGGTACTACGTCAACTTGCTACTCAAGCTAAGGCGATCTTAGATGCAGAGCCTACAGCCGTAGGCGTAAGGCATAACTGGCGTAATCAGGTTCCTCTGATCCGTCCACAACTGGCACTGGCTCAAGCCCGTGAAACCGGGATCAGCAAACAAGATCTCGATAACTCCCTCCTGGTTAATTTCAGTGGTAAGCAGATAGGTGTCTATCGTGAGAACAGCCACCTAATGCCTATCATAGCCAGAGCGCCGGCCGAAGAACGCCTCGATGCTGACAGCCTGTGGAAACTGCAGGTGTGGAGCTCAGAAAACAGTGTATTTGTTCCGGCGACTCAGGTGGTCTCAGAATTCAGTACCGAGTGGGAAAATCCGCTTATCATGCGCCGCGACAGGAAACGTATGCTGGCCGTATATGCCGATCCGATCAACGGCACAGATGAGACGGCCGATTCGGTGTTCAGAAAAGTAAGAGCCGACATCGAAGCCATTCCGCTGCCAACGGGTTATGAATTCGAGTGGGGTGGCGAATACGAGACAGCAGGAGAAGCCCAGGTTTCGGTATTTAGCTCCATTCCTATGGGCTATCTGGCGATGTTCTTAATCACAGTGCTGCTGTTTAATTCCATTCGTCAGCCTCTGGTTATCTGGTTTACGGTGCCCTTAGCCTTAATCGGAGTCGTATGTGGCTTATTGATTTTTGATGCCCCTTTCAGCTTTATGGCGCTGCTCGGTTTACTCAGTTTAACGGGCATGATTATCAAGAATGGCATCGTACTGGTGGATCAGATAAATCTGGAGTTAAGTAGCGGCAAGGATCCCTATCGGGCCGTAGTTGACTCATCAGTGAGTCGTGTTCGACCTGTGCTGATGGCTGCTATCACCACTATGCTCGGCATGGTGCCACTTTTGTCCGATGCCTTTTTTGGCTCTATGGCAATCACCATTATCTTCGGCTTAGGCTTCGCTTCAGTACTGACTTTAATCGTGCTGCCTGTGACCTATACCTTAGCGTTCCGTATCCCCTATTTGGGTAAGGAAGGAACTCAGACATAGAATTAGTCACCAGATAAACCCCAAATTGCTTCCCGGCAGTCCCGATCCAGAGATGGATCGGGTTCTCTTCTTACTATTTTCACTTAAAAACACAGCAAGCCGCAGAATTGATCTAGAATAACCACCAAATGTTCTCTAGCAAACTGGATGCTCAATGAATAAAGCAACCAAAGCCGCCCTCATCTCCGCTTTTGTCTGTCCCGGCGGCGGTCACTTTTATCTGAAACGTTATAACACCGGCACCCTACTCTCTACCGTGACCCTTGGCGCCTTGCTCTATCTGCTAACCCAAGCCGTCTCACGCGCCCAAGATATCTCAGATAAAATAGTCAGCGGGCAGATCCCGTTAGATCTCAGTGCCATCTATCCACTTATTACCCAACAACCTGCAGCCGAACAAGCGCTTTATAATAATATCGCCACCTCAGTGCTGGTCATCTCTTGGCTAGTCGGTGTCATCGATGCTTATAGGCAGGGAGCTATCGCTGATAAAGCTGAAAAATAATATTGATATTAATTAAATACAGAAAAGGGCCAAACATTGTAATGTTTGGCCCTTTTGTTAACGTGCTTTGTCATAGAATGTGTTTACATATTAATGGCTTTCAGCTTAAATCAACTGCCGTGCTTTAATGATGAAGTCTTTGAAAAATCATGTTGAGTTGAAGGTGAACTAATCTTGTAAAGTTCAGCTGGCTGATTTTTTTGAAATTGATATTCATTGCTCGCCGCTGCCGTTTTAGAAAAATCGTGTTGGCCAGATGATTGAGCTAACTGATTACCTGAAGCGGGTTTGTTTTGAGAAAAGTCATAGCTCGCTTGCGCTGCCACTGTTTTAGAAAAATCAGGCCTTTCTGCCAAAACAGATGTAGAAGCAAAGGCAAGTACTACTGATAAGGTCACGCTGGTTAACAACTTCATATAAAACTCCAATCTTATTGGCCACAAATTATTAACAACAGCTTAACGCAATTTACGGCGATGGTGAATAAACAAGTCGAACTTCATACAAAGTGTTACATTGTTAATACATTAAAATATAATATAAACATGTGATTACGATGACTTTGAACTATAAAAATAGTTCACCAAATGGGATGAGATTGGCATTTTTACGCAGAGATTATGATAGTAGTTTGAGACTACAATTTAGGCGCTAGATTGTAATCTCAAACTCCTAGACTCTAAGATCTAGGAGTGGTGCTTTCTTTAGATAGGTGATCCTGGCGGCGTGGTTAACGGCTCAGAGAGCAGTGTAAACTTAGGATCTTTCATCCCATCTTCCACACCTTGAGCTAACCAGGAAAAATGTGCCGCCTCATAGGCGCTAACACGTTTAACCTTACGCTTTAACTGCTTGAGTGTGGCGGCTAACCTGCCTGCTAACTGTGCTTTCACTTCAGGACGCGTCTGTTTGTTGTGATAGGCTGACAGCAATTCATCAATGATGACGGTGTTAACTCGCATCCAGACTCCGAGCGCTGCACCTGT is from Shewanella sp. MTB7 and encodes:
- a CDS encoding DUF6677 family protein, which gives rise to MNKATKAALISAFVCPGGGHFYLKRYNTGTLLSTVTLGALLYLLTQAVSRAQDISDKIVSGQIPLDLSAIYPLITQQPAAEQALYNNIATSVLVISWLVGVIDAYRQGAIADKAEK
- the groL gene encoding chaperonin GroEL (60 kDa chaperone family; promotes refolding of misfolded polypeptides especially under stressful conditions; forms two stacked rings of heptamers to form a barrel-shaped 14mer; ends can be capped by GroES; misfolded proteins enter the barrel where they are refolded when GroES binds), with the protein product MAAKDVLFGNDARVKMLAGVNVLANAVKVTLGPKGRNVVLDKSFGAPLITKDGVSVAKEIELADKFENMGAQMVKEVASKANDAAGDGTTTATVLAQAIVTEGLKAVAAGMNPMDLKRGIDKAVIAAVAELKNLSQECSESKAIAQVATISANSDESIGEIIATAMERVGKAGVITVEEGQALENELDVVEGMQFDRGYLSPYFINKPETSSVELDSPFILLVDKKISNIRELLPILEGLAKTGKPLLIVAEDVEGEALATLVVNNMRGIVKVAAVKAPGFGDRRKAMLQDIAILTGGTVIAEEIGLELEKATLEDLGTAKRVIITKDDTTIIDGTGEQEQIQSRVAQIKLQADESTSDYDKEKLQERMAKLAGGVAVIKVGAATEVEMKEKKARVEDALHATRAAVEEGVVAGGGVALIRVASKIGDVEVLNEDQKHGVIIALRAMEAPLRQIAANAGEEGSVVANNVKQNGTGNYGYNAGNDTYGDMLEMGILDPTKVTRCALQFAASIAGLMITTEAMVCDAPQEAGADMGGMGGGMGGMGGMGGMM
- a CDS encoding MATE family efflux transporter yields the protein MRDRHGLLTQPIGRVLLNMSLPNLIGILTILGFSLVDTFFISQLGTESLAAISFTFPITLVISSIAIGIGAGVSTNLGRLIGGGQAPKAKVFLHDSLLLTFFLTAFISLLGSLCIEPLFSLLGANDSSLPLIHDYMFIWYLGAPLLVILMVGNQGLRATGDTKSPAKIMMLAALINLILDPLLIFGIGPFPRLEIQGAAIATVISWAVALSLSSYLLILKRHLVEFAGFNITRLRYNWKKLAHIAQPAAMMNLMNPLANAVIMAMLARIDHGAVAAFGAGTRLESVLLVVVMALSSSLVPFIAQNLGAGQTERAREALLLSLKFVLIFQTLLYLPLYFFAGSIAQLFSSDPQVIEWLTFYIIMLPAAYGPLGVVILLATSLNAYHRPMCSLVLNVCRLFLVMLPLAALGSYLGGVKGLLLALPITNTFLGIACYILATKISEPAKIEPSLA
- a CDS encoding efflux RND transporter permease subunit → MNFAEYAIKHKVVSWMFALLLLVGGSISFLGLGQLEFPEFTLKQALVVTAYPGASPEQVEEEVTLPLEDALQQLDAIKHITSINSAGLSQIEIEVHDYYGADELPQVWDEVRRKVNDKLGELPPGVATPSVIDDFGDVYGILLNVSGDGYTSRELQNYADFLRRELVLVDGVKKVTIAGKIIQQVVVEISQQKLNALGLDQDYIYSLINSQNVVSNAGSIRVGDNRIRIHPTGEFNQVAQMERLLISTPGSTKLIYLGDIASIYKDNDETPTNIYHGNGQSALSVGISFSSGVNVVDVGVAINEKLVQLDNERPIGIHLNTVYDQSKMVDQTIAGFLINLAESIGIVIVVLLIFMGVRAGLLMGLVLLLTILGTFIMMKVLNIELQIISLGALIIALGMLVDNAIVVTEGILIGIKRGQSRLETSKQVVSQTQWPLLGATVIAILAFAPIGLSDTATGEFCVSLFQVLLISLFISWITAMTLTPFFCHLMFKDGEVSGDENEDPYKGLIFQFYRTSLNVAMRFRAITLLVVIAALFTSVMGFGYVKNVFFPASNTPMFFVDVWMPEGTDIKATEALLSRIEKDLLQQEASHNIGLVNLTSVIGQGSQRFVLSYVPEKGYSSYGQLLIEMTDLTSLDRYMRTLERELSLTYPEAEYRFKYMENGPSPAAKIEARFFGEDPVVLRQLATQAKAILDAEPTAVGVRHNWRNQVPLIRPQLALAQARETGISKQDLDNSLLVNFSGKQIGVYRENSHLMPIIARAPAEERLDADSLWKLQVWSSENSVFVPATQVVSEFSTEWENPLIMRRDRKRMLAVYADPINGTDETADSVFRKVRADIEAIPLPTGYEFEWGGEYETAGEAQVSVFSSIPMGYLAMFLITVLLFNSIRQPLVIWFTVPLALIGVVCGLLIFDAPFSFMALLGLLSLTGMIIKNGIVLVDQINLELSSGKDPYRAVVDSSVSRVRPVLMAAITTMLGMVPLLSDAFFGSMAITIIFGLGFASVLTLIVLPVTYTLAFRIPYLGKEGTQT
- a CDS encoding LysR family transcriptional regulator yields the protein MKTEDIALFHRIVETGSLVEAADLLNLPKSTVSRRLQSLEDDLSIKLFHRQSRSMTLTASGSHFYDKTLSILGDLEQTMVELTDTEAEIGGHLRIHIFPVPELLDIANGIFEFMDHNPELTVELIVSTEQQDMIRNNIDLAFMVEDSFNENEMVAREMLTEKLHFVASPEYLAKAGTPMLPEDLEKHNSILFRYPNGRIFNEVPFGNDMTIGVKGNLCLNSIQLCLEASLKGRGIAFLPIEVTREFVETGELTMLFADVEPYLGKCYLVYPSRRFISLASQRFIDHMMSALENCNAGKGCGREERLRGSIKSWI
- a CDS encoding efflux RND transporter periplasmic adaptor subunit, which encodes MKRLTKILPILISTAILAGCSTESAEVTSNVIRPVKLLEITDINSTSMRTFPAKVAAAKQADLAFRVPGHLVEFSLVEGQSVKKGELLARIDDRDARNTLLNREADYELANADFKRKGELLRRTLISQADYDLAKAQLKSAKAALANAQDQLSYTQLKAPYTGTVAKISIDNYQMVQANQAILLLQKDRNIDVVIQVPESLASSVTMFNPHTNSLPQVRFANQPTKSYPVSLKEHATQVTPGTQSYEVVFTLPQPTQIKILPGMSAELTLDIAMSDQAIKTATLPVSAIMKRDVDGKDIVWLYHDDKGTVTPTQVILGKVTTEGIEIVQGIQVGDKVVVAGVQYLSVDQAVKPLRWQRGV
- a CDS encoding co-chaperone GroES yields the protein MNIRPLHDRVIVKRSEVESKSAGGIVLTGSAAEQSTRGEVLAVGNGRILENGSVQPLDVKVGDIVIFNEGYGVKKEKIDGEEVLILSESDLMAVVS